In Penaeus vannamei isolate JL-2024 chromosome 14, ASM4276789v1, whole genome shotgun sequence, one DNA window encodes the following:
- the LOC113826847 gene encoding protein DOP1A isoform X2, whose protein sequence is MESKMNRSTVQEAKLVQWVNKYVLTSCMSGLSLEEYDLLGDSKYRAYVAAVDKTLRNFENTSEWADLISTLGKLNKVLLSHMKYPVVPRRITISKRLAQCMHPALPSGVHLKALETYDIIFKCMGTNRLSQELFIYSAGLFPLFSSAAMNVRSALLTVYETHFVPLGPRLRPGLNGFLSGILAGLEEGSDHLERTSQLLTRVAEGVGQAEFFGCLWDCVWGNSGVRLPAITHITSCYNKKLSTEDQLYILGTNIDVMVSALCQAMEDSSVLVQRAALDLTLAALPMHNTQLLRPDLVRIVTSAILVLLRRDMSLNRRLYAWLLGSEINLSLLSSEHPVVKRLNSAVSDSNTEDGTEVNAYFETFSRPLLVEGVVSCLQASQGTNPPDLRPYRLIVSLLDKPEIGPFILDDIFLDLLRCLYHTCQVLQASNNTPSEPSSRRQSTTDKQTPPPPSRSPDGSKPVIEGNRGLHEVTKTATLLFSALQPSYPWMHLTGLLSMACQAKASQMDGGEKKDDGKLVLDVGSSVMTVCEICTLLQHLLTSLPHDTQQQTQASRLPEVLSTVTSLLTEHLSTLTAKELSAGLSLSQAILHKLIPSVTLPPSASQSRPDSRASITTFASLQMHALSQVSTIPRPLLVQEAFARESPPSECGIVQIGIEASEDDPNSIERKKTEDLSVDSLTDESNNNENLVDGEAETSFISVVSNSSMEDSERLKGEAEGENKEKQDSSVEKENEMTTTNAIKPEISEDLFEIDQDGEIVNSSEDKHANLEEVPSDSGVDMEEIPSQPTELARFLISQEASEDEYESAPQSPSHQGSMPLYNYVKVFEKFFLQFIQKKIILENSNLADFQSALSRSGNLQMDSLSELNYLLRECLQCCENKVESTQSSPVKSKGKKVQSSPWSSPSRVSTSSSGFSQSQREITDFTSVLQLHHKADEQFEVFKAACSILVDLSSLPTTPGLPLNRPSNQIPHWFVGLIACVINGSQVSPRFVMASVSTLLELVMLAQSELSVWRSEHELGCKGGPGVVSVNIIPLLLPTHTHILLHHTTVYQHMARQLWSHLRPSMSHLHVGSTELLLQLHNLTLPRSPSVTLTSAPPQSPMSVVEREILATLTYTLQVPVTDEKESGVLWSHEGIRAEYDSVAMHQWMTLWQVSRNLSSGLAGNFPGFDRCLYLMVERLRGDSGIERSLAHAWLATTLQRSDTARLIDPILVLLLHPHTRRVSVQHVNIEKLPPVQQGQGHKLSLEESQIYAISSEGGEVMYHVSKEGRESQGKGKHVPVPAKHILAFTSISKDSKKIVTHNANFTEFELPSSHEQPQLQASISLMVNPFTQHPWIDMEDLAKMNKPTNLSNAVRIQNGSYQKLSTTVIPEQVTSESTASSSKDSDDENWTPTQMVQSLLEEVIDAVVTSRYKYPESDGSSEQDTISQSVVSDGTVPELTRHPFHSHMLLYTQVVDSGQCSNGLSLIRNIIEAQPKLSLLTLASTSISTLQSTSPLIVLLARHRRSVFGDGFDGGNVSEMVSQFRSTMYLQVVITVCLYYLRSYYPCLPHLRLRDEHLRDNQEVQVASAEVLVLVFTHLSPLVTDAPRGFTPYITDLLSKCKVQKCVLHCLLSSVHAMTSASTSVVTDHKRPSSQETRTFTEEVQEYNCGSLNHIGAVHRLETYLARVMDLTLALIRLEDTLAADRLEGAVVRDPPSVSMKYTGFSTTKYQPGQPIPAQPMFMEVITVALKQHHLRHLHGSWLHLFTAALSHMGPSLPNNSLLVTYHVCELLEGMAHYYLPGAVAPHAPPDYTLILLQSLTTIVHYCLLDPAQSPAFGSSSSLPASSAPPSGQTAGQILYNLLHVFSPVGEILDAPVDSSGLDPTACARHTLLCHLPRIISALLALWVATGQDQDSAFVLGSRRAVRQHIVELLSPICHHQTPHLLAAISVVWQGVGIAASAFRAGSNAAVNNDSNINNKQSGVGGLLWSGSPHQLALVEMMSLLRVLPLHTLVATVKQVVKQPPIVDGAQQGLPLEVSVLQVFYVYVQQCPGSQLGECWGPLLTMVKEGTIGLSPPAQLVLLATLNEFVQRAAAPQEKKDMKELQEVSGKLLECCSSIAGSCLEATTWLRRNLTVKTDTTEKKDGMNDASAYSVAALSVLAELLAPLLDVLYVSEEKDKVVPLLTNIMANVVPYLRNHTRSNMPAFAACSQLLSSLSGYQYTLRAWRRDVIDLLLDPQAFMMLPPILTYWRTIVDFLCTHDKTVFKELLTRVSMSQGGSLSLFSSKESEYEIRAGLLKRLAFTIFCSETDQYMRHIPDIQERLAEVTRLGQVVPSLVAQVLLCFRVLLLRMSPRGVTSLWPVIITELVQVFLMMEQELATDTEQFSSHLKRLSTLDSSWVFSSQNGLNAHNHPAWLTLYLAACKLLDLMLALPAQHLPQFQMYRWAFVGPVPTTDVEEKTEGAGNILLKSCDFVPHIARIAKLMADKPGSGKNKMLEHRPGELLLKMSSISTLLDLQPFFNTLTSPSFTPAAATIGQSPPGILSSFPSSTSLPSSGPSSVSGTSATPNSSLAHIEAVIERDFLEPLPS, encoded by the exons GTGAATGGGCTGATCTCATTTCCACTCTGGGAAAACTCAATAAA GTCTTACTATCCCACATGAAATATCCTGTGGTTCCTCGTAGAATAACGATAAGCAAACGATTAGCGCAATGCATGCACCCGGCTCTACCATCGGGGGTCCATCTGAAAGCCTTAGAAACATATGATATTATATTCAAGTGTATGGGAACCAACAGGCTCTCACAAGAACTCTTCATATACAGTGCAG GCTTATTTCCATTATTTAGCAGTGCTGCAATGAATGTAAGATCAGCCCTGTTAACAGTTTATGAAACTCACTTTGTCCCGTTGGGCCCAAGACTACGACCAGGACTCAATGGTTTCCTGTCAGGAATTCTGGCTGGTTTGGAAGAAGGTTCTGATCATCTAGAAAG GACATCACAGCTGCTAACAAGAGTTGCTGAAGGAGTGGGACAAGCAGAATTCTTTGGCTGCTTGTGGGACTGTGTTTGGGGAAACTCAGGAGTGAGACTTCCTGCCATCACCCATATTACATCATGCTATAATAAGAAATTGTCCACAGAAGATCAGTTGTATATCCTTGGCACAAATATTGATGTTATG GTCTCAGCATTGTGTCAAGCAATGGAAGATAGTAGTGTCTTGGTGCAGAGAGCAGCTCTTGACCTGACTTTAGCTGCCCTACCCATGCATAATACGCAACTGTTACGGCCAGATCTGGTCAGAATTGTCACTTCTGCCATTTTAGTGTTACTGAGAAGAGATATGTCCCTGAacag GAGGTTGTATGCATGGCTGCTTGGATCTGAAATCAACCTCTCACTCTTGTCTTCCGAACATCCTGTTGTAAAGCGCCTCAACAGCGCTGTGAGTGACAGTAACACTGAAGATGGAACCGAGGTCAATGCATATTTTGAAACATTCTCAAGACCCCTTTTAGTGGAAGGGGTTGTGTCTTGTTTGCAAGCCAGCCAGGGAACCAATCCACCTGATTTACGACCATATAGACTAATAGTCTCACTGCTGGATAAGCCAGAAATTGGGCCTTTCATTCTGGATGACATATTTCTTGATCTTTTAAG GTGCTTGTACCATACCTGCCAAGTGCTTCAAGCCTCAAATAACACCCCATCAGAACCTAGTAGCAGAAGACAAAGCACAACAGACAAGCagaccccaccacctccttctcgcTCACCAGATGGCTCCAAACCAGTAATTGAGGGAAACAGGGGACTTCATGAAGTTACTAAAACTGCCACTCTCCTGTTTAGTGCCCTACAACCATCATACCCTTGGATGCATCTCACAGGTTTACTTAGCATGGCATGTCAAGCCAAAGCTAGTCAGATGGATGGGGGTGAGAAAAAAGATGATGGCAAACTTGTTTTAGATGTGGGTAGTTCAGTCATGACAGTTTGCGAGATTTGCACTCTGCTGCAACATCTGTTGACATCTCTTCCTCATGATACTCAGCAACAGACTCAAGCTTCAAGGCTCCCAGAGGTTTTGTCTACAGTTACCTCCCTTCTGACTGAACATCTCAGCACTTTGACTGCCAAAGAACTCTCTGcaggactttctctctctcaggcaaTCTTACACAAACTCATACCTTCAGTTACTTTGCCTCCATCAGCATCTCAGTCAAGGCCAGATTCAAGAGCAAGCATCACTACCTTTGCATCCCTTCAGATGCATGCTCTTTCTCAAGTGTCTACTATTCCTCGACCTCTACTAGTTCAAGAAGCTTTTGCAAGAGAGAGCCCTCCTTCAGAGTGTGGCATTGTGCAAATAGGAATAGAGGCAAGTGAGGATGATCCAAATAGTATTGAAAGGAAGAAAACTGAAGACCTTTCAGTTGATTCACTcactgatgaaagtaataataatgagaatttagTTGATGGAGAAGCAGAAACATCATTTATCTCAGTAGTCTCAAATTCATCAATGGAGGACTCTGAGAGATTGAAAGGAGAAGCTGaaggtgaaaataaagaaaaacaagacagttctgtagaaaaggagaatgaaatgaCTACCACAAATGCAATTAAACCTGAAATAAGTGAGGACTTGTTTGAAATTGACCAAGATGGAGAAATAGTAAACAGTAGTGAGGATAAGCATGCCAATTTGGAGGAAGTCCCAAGTGATTCAGGAGTTGACATGGAAGAAATACCCTCACAACCCACAGAGCTTGCACGATTTTTAATATCACAAGAAGCAAGTGAGGATGAGTATGAAAGTGCACCTCAGAGTCCTAGTCATCAGGGCTCAATGCCATTATATAATTATGTTAAAGTATTTGAAAAATTCTTCTTGCAGTTTATCCAGAAAAAAATTATTCTAGAAAATTCAAATCTAGCTGATTTTCAGAGTGCTCTCAGTAGATCAGGAAATTTGCAGATGGACAGTCTATCAGAACTGAATTATTTGTTGAGAGAATGTCTGCAGTGCTGTGAAAATAAAGTAGAATCCACACAGTCTTCTCCAgtcaaaagtaaaggaaagaaggTACAGTCATCCCCCTGGTCATCTCCCTCAAGAGTATCTACATCCTCTTCAGGCTTTtcacagagtcagagagaaattACCGACTTCACTTCTGTCCTGCAGTTGCACCACAAAGCAGATGAACAATTTGAAGTCTTCAAGGCAGCTTGTAGCATATTGGTTGACTTGTCTTCACTTCCTACAACTCCTGGACTCCCTCTGAACAGGCCAAGTAATCAGATTCCTCACTGGTTTGTTGGGCTCATAGCATGTGTCATCAATGGGAGTCAAGTCTCTCCTCGCTTTGTCATGGCATCTGTGTCTACTCTGCTGGAGTTGGTGATGTTGGCGCAGTCTGAGCTATCCGTATGGAGGAGTGAGCATGAACTTGGGTGCAAAGGAGGACCTGGGGTTGTGTCAGTTAATATAATCCCTCTACTCCTACCAACGCATACCCATATCCTCCTTCATCATACTACAGTTTATCAA CACATGGCAAGACAGCTTTGGAGTCATTTGAGGCCATCAATGAGTCACCTCCATGTAGGTAGCACAGAGCTTCTCCTGCAGCTACACAACTTGACTCTTCCTCGCAGCCCAAGTGTAACACTGACATCTGCTCCGCCTCAGTCCCCTATGTCAGTTGTGGAGAGGGAGATTCTTGCCACTCTCACTTATACATTGCAGGTACCTGTGACTGATGAGAAG GAGAGTGGGGTACTATGGAGTCATGAAGGCATCAGGGCAGAGTATGACAGTGTTGCCATGCACCAGTGGATGACGCTGTGGCAGGTATCAAGAAACTTATCTTCTGGTCTTGCAGGAAATTTCCCAGGGTTTGACAG ATGTCTCTACCTGATGGTTGAGCGTCTTCGAGGGGATAGTGGCATTGAGCGTAGCCTTGCACATGCATGGCTTGCTACAACTCTTCAAAGGAGTGACACTGCTCGGCTTATAGACCCAATCCTGGTATTACTGCTGCACCCACATACCCGTAGAGTCAGTGTACAGCATGTGAACATTGAGAAGTTGCCTCCTGTCCAGCAAGGCCAAGGTCACAAATTATCCCTTGAGGAGTCACAGATCTATGCCATCAGCTCTGAAGGAGGAGAGGTCATGTACCATGtgagcaaggaaggaagagagagtcagGGGAAGGGAAAACACGTGCCTGTCCCAGCCAAACATATATTAGCATTTACTTCAATCTCCAAAGACAGCAAGAAGATTGTCACACACAATGCAAACTTTACAGAGTTTGAACTGCCTTCTAGTCATGAGCAGCCCCAGCTGCAAGCATCAATATCCCTTATGGTAAATCCTTTCACTCAGCATCCATGGATAGACATGGAAGATCTGGCCAAGATGAACAAGCCAACAAACCTTTCCAATGCAGTTAGAATCCAAAATGGCAGCTATCAGAAGCTTTCAACTACAGTGATACCTGAACAAGTTACAAGTGAATCAACAGCTTCAAGTAGCAAAGATTCAGATGATGAAAATTGGACACCAACACAGATGGTTCAGAGTCTTCTTGAGGAGGTGATAGATGCTGTTGTGACTTCACGATACAAGTATCCTGAAAGTGATGGGTCTAGTGAACAGGATACAATATCGCAATCTGTAGTAAGTGATGGAACTGTGCCAGAGTTAACAAGGCATCCATTTCACTCTCACATGCTCCTTTACACTCAGGTGGTTGATAGCGGACAGTGTTCAAATGGATTGTCACTGATTAGAAATATCATTGAAGCACAACCAAAGTTATCCCTCCTAACTCTAGCATCAACCAGCATTAGTACACTACAGTCAACTTCACCGCTTATTGTACTGTTAGCCAGACATCGCAGATCCGTTTTTGGTGATGGGTTTGATGGTGGAAATGTGTCAGAGATGGTCAGTCAGTTTCGGTCTACCATGTATCTTCAGGTAGTTATCACAGTATGCCTTTATTACTTGCGTTCTTATTATCCGTGCCTTCCTCATCTCCGTCTTCGGGATGAACATCTACGAGATAACCAGGAAGTGCAAGTGGCATCAGCTGAGGTTCTAGTCCTAGTCTTCACACATTTGTCACCATTAGTCACAGATGCTCCTAGGGGTTTCACCCCATATATTACAGATCTACTCAGTAAATGCAAAGTTCAGAAGTGTGTGCTTCACTGTCTACTGTCATCTGTGCATGCCATGACCAGCGCGAGTACATCAGTGGTTACAGATCACAAACGTCCGTCATCCCAGGAAACACGTACTTTTACTGAAGAAGTCCAAGAATACAACTGTGGATCGCTCAACCACATTGGTGCTGTACATCGCTTGGAAACCTACCTAGCTCGAGTGATGGACTTGACTCTGGCTCTCATCCGCTTAGAAGACACACTGGCTGCAGATAGACTGGAGGGTGCAGTGGTGAGAGATCCACCAAGTGTCAGCATGAAGTATACTGGCTTCAGCACCACTAAGTATCAACCTGGTCAGCCAATTCCAGCACAGCCCATGTTCATGGAGGTTATCACTGTAGCACTAAAACAGCATCATCTTCGACATTTACATGGATCTTGGTTGCACCTTTTCACAGCAGCACTGTCTCATATGGGCCCCTCACTCCCTAATAACAGTTTACTTGTAACATACCATGTATGTGAACTACTGGAAGGAATGGCCCACTATTATCTGCCAGGTGCTGTAGCACCACATGCTCCACCTGACTATACACTTATCCTTCTGCAAAGTCTTACAACTATAGTACATTATTGCCTCTTAGATCCAGCACAGTCACCTGCTTTTGGgtcatcatcatctcttcctgCATCTTCAGCACCTCCTTCAGGCCAGACTGCAGGGCAGATATTGTACAATCTGCTACATGTATTTTCTCCAGTGGGTGAAATCCTTGATGCTCCAGTAGACAGCAGTGGATTAGACCCAACTGCTTGTGCTCGTCATACCCTCCTCTGCCATCTGCCAAGAATCATTTCAGCCCTACTGGCTTTATGGGTGGCTACAGGACAGGACCAGGATTCAGCCTTTGTACTTGGCAGTAGAAGGGCTGTCAGACAACATATTGTTGAACTCTTATCACCCATCTGTCACCACCAGACACCACATCTTCTTGCAGCTATCAGTGTTGTTTGGCAG GGGGTCGGCATTGCTGCATCAGCTTTCAGAGCAGGCAGTAATGCTGCTGTCAACAATGAttctaacatcaacaacaaacaaagtgGTGTAGGAGGTCTACTGTGGAGTGGAAGCCCACACCAGTTGGCTCTTGTAGAGATGATGTCATTGCTACGAGTGTTACCTCTACACACACTAGTAGCGACTGTCAAACAGGTGGTGAAACAACCACCAATTGTTGATGGTGCTCAGCAG GGTCTGCCATTGGAAGTTAGTGTCCTGCAAGTGTTCTATGTGTATGTTCAACAATGTCCAGGGTCACAACTTGGTGAATGCTGGGGACCGCTTTTGACTATGGTGAAAGAAGGAACTATTGGTTTGTCACCCCCTGCCCAATTGGTTCTCCTAGCAACACTGAATGAATTTGTTCAGAGAGCTGCTGCCCCTCaggaaaagaaagatatgaaGGAACTTCAG GAAGTATCTGGCAAGTTGCTAGAGTGCTGTAGTAGCATCGCAGGTTCCTGTCTTGAGGCTACTACATGGTTAAGACGAAACCTTACAGTCAAGACTGATACAACAGAAAAGAAGGATGGTATGAATG atGCCTCAGCATACAGTGTAGCAGCACTAAGTGTCCTTGCAGAATTATTAGCCCCTCTACTAGATGTACTGTATGTTAGTGAGGAGAAGGACAAGGTTGTTCCTCTGCTTACAAACATCATGGCTAATGTTGTTCCATATCTGCGTAACCATAC GCGGTCAAACATGCCTGCATTTGCTGCATGTTCTCAGTTACTGTCATCGCTGTCGGGTTACCAGTACACTCTCCGAGCTTGGAGACGAGATGTTATTGATCTTCTCCTTGACCCACAAGCATTCATGATGCTTCCACCTATACTGACATATTGGCGGACTATTGTAGATTTTCTTTGCACACATGACAAAACTGTGTTCAAGGAATTATTGA CTCGTGTATCCATGTCCCAAGGAGGATCACTAAGTCTCTTCTCTAGTAAGGAGTCAGAATATGAAATTAGAGCAGGATTGCTGAAGAGGCTGGCTTTCACCATCTTCTGCTCAGAGACTGATCAATACATGCGACACATACCAGATATCCAAG AACGTTTGGCCGAAGTGACCCGGTTAGGCCAAGTGGTGCCCTCCCTCGTGGCCCAAGTGCTACTGTGCTTCCGTGTCCTTCTCCTGAGGATGTCCCCACGTGGTGTGACCTCACTGTGGCCTGTAATCATAACAGAACTGGTGCAGGTGTTCCTCATGATGGAACAAGAACTAGCTACTGACACAGAACAGTTCAG TTCACACCTGAAGCGCCTTTCTACCTTAGATTCTTCATGGGTTTTTAGCTCTCAGAATGGACTAAATGCTCACAACCATCCTGCATGGTTGACCTTGTACCTAGCAGCATGTAAGCTGTTGGATTTGATGCTTGCCCTTCCAGCCCAGCATCTGCCACAATTCCAAAT gtACCGATGGGCTTTTGTTGGACCAGTTCCAACAACTGACGTGGAAGAGAAGACTGAAGGAGCTGGTAACATCCTACTGAAAAGTTGTGATTTTGTCCCTCATATTGCAAGAATTGCAAAACTTATGGCAGATAAG CCTGGAAGTGGAAAGAATAAAATGCTGGAACACCGTCCTGGGGAACTGCTGCTGAAGATGTCCAGTATATCAACCCTTCTAGATCTGCAGCCCTTCTTCAACAccctcacatcaccatcattcacACCGGCAGCAGCCACAATCGGACAATCTCCCCCAGGGATCCTTTcatcattcccctcctccacatccttgcCTAGTTCAGGGCCTTCATCTGTCTCAGGCACTTCAGCCACCCCCAACTCCAGCCTAGCACACATAGAGGCTGTCATTGAGCGAGATTTCCTGGAACCCCTTCCTTCGTAG